GCTTGTTCTACTATTTGCCCCATCTCATTTTGCTTGACTAGCTTGGCTGCTTGTAATTCAACTTGCTTAAATTCAGCTTGCAACCTAGCAACTTCATCTTTTTTGCCATCAGCTTTCGCTGTTTTAATTTGGCTGTCCAATTGCTCTAAGCGCTCTAATAGCGGTTTCTCTGCTTGGTAATCTTTTGTACCAATGCGTGTTGTACCTTTAAACGCCAAATGCTCTAAAAAGTGAGCTACACCAGTTTTCCTATCTGGCTCATCTACACCACCGACGTCGGCGTAGGTAAGAAAAGAAACTACTGGCGCTTGATGTCGTTCCAAGACAATGAATTTTAGTCCATTATCAAGACGGAATTCTGTCAATTGCTTAGTTACTCGATCCAGGTAAGGCTGGATCGAACTTTCAACTGGTGGGGTTTGAGTTGTAACTCTTTGCAGTGGTTTTTGGGGAGGAGGCGCTGTCTGAGTTTGAGCCAGAGCCACTTCTGGCAGTAATCCGCACCAGAACATTGTCAAGGCTAACAAGGTGACAATTAGCCGACGCAATGAGACAGATACTTTCTTCAACCAATCCAAAATCCAAATTGCGCTTCCAGCGCACCTTTGGTGCAACCTAAAATCCAAAATTGAAATGGGCTGGTTCATAAGCAAAAATTAAAGTAAAGTTACACTACCTAAAAAACAGGATACTTACCAAACAAGGCGTTAATCTTGTATTAAGCTTTCTGGAATTTTTGTACCTGACGTTAGACAATAATGCTACAAGTCGTGTTCCGGAGATTTCACCATAACTGTTATGCGAGTTTTTAATTCTTCCCCGCCCTCAGAGGCACAGACGCGCACTAAGATTTTACAGGCAGCACAACGATTGTTTGCCTCCCAGGGGTTTGATGGCACTACTACCCGTGACTTAGCACAAGCCGCTGGTGTAGCGGAAGGAACCCTATTTCGTCATTTTCCCAATAAAAAGGCGATTTTGGTGGAAGTAGCCACAAGTGGCTGGGTGGAGATTTTAACAGATTTGCTCACAGAATTGAGTGAAATGGGCAGCTATAAAGCTGTAGCTCAGGTAATGCGCCGCCGGATGTGGAATTTTAAAAAAAATGCCGACCTGATGCGGGTTTGCTTCATGGAGGTGCAGTTTCACCCCGATTTGCGCGATCGCATTCAATTAGAAGTCATTACCAAAATGACTGATGTCGCCGAAGCATTCTTTCAAACTGCGATGGATAGAGGCATTTATCGGCAAATGAATGCCAACCTAGTCGCCAAAGTTTTCTTAGGAATGTTTGCGATCGCAGGTTTTTCTAACAATACTCTCATGGAACCTGATGCTTCTCCCGAACAAATGCAGCAAATGGCTGAAGGATTAGCTGATATTTTCCTCAATGGTGTATTGGCTAAGGAGTAAGGGAGTGGGGGAGTAGGGGAGTAGGAAGAGAAAACTACTGACTTTTGCCCAATGCCCATTCACTTAATAGCTTGTGCTTGTTGACTCCACTGTTGTACTAGCTCAATTGCTGGACACAAATCTCGCCGTTGCATTGTTGCTACCTGTAAGCGCAAAATTTGTTTGTGCAATCTGTGAGTAGGAGTTTGAGCCAACTGGGCTACAGAACCAATCCCCGCGTGTAGCAATAAACCACAATATTGGGTTCCGACGCTAGGAATACGCGCTAAATCAGCTAAAGCTAGCCACTTATTTACATATTGAAGATGAATCTGTAATTTATTCGCTAATGCTACCCTTGCCTCTAGAGTTTTCCCTTGCTTGACTAGCGCTGCTGTAGTGTTAATTCCACAATTTTGTAATTGTGATTGTTCTTCCTGGCTTAACCCAGGTAATTGCTCAATCGGCCAATCACTAGATGGCATAAGACTTTTAGTATTTGTGTGTTTAGTAGGCATTTGTAAAACTAAAATTATAGACTCCTTTAAATATTGTGACTTATCCAAATTTTGGATTGTGAAACAATGGAAGAAAAGGTAATGCTAGTAGAAACCGCTTAAATCAAGTCTTTCTCTTTGTATCTTAATTACGAACTAGTATGAACCCGATTCCGAAAATCTCAGCTCAGTTGTATGAAACAGACTTTGTGGCTTGGACAGAACAAACTGTGCAACTTATTCGTGCTGGACAATTTGGACAGGTAGACTGGGATGCCGTGATTGAGGAGATTGAAAGCTTGGGAAGGTCAGATCGGCGGGAGTTAAAAAGTCGTTTGGAGGTATTATTACAGCATTTGCTCAAATGGCAATATCAGTCTAATTTGCGGCGTGGCTCCTGGCGAAACACGATTGATGAACAACGCAATCGGATTGCAGATTTGCTGCAAGAGAGTCCCAGGCTTAAATCCTATCCAGAAGAAGTTTTAGCGGAGTGCTATCGTCGGGGATTAAAAGCTGCTAGTAATGAAACGGAACTACCAATCGATACATTTCCTGGGGAATGTCCTTATACTATTGCCCAAGTTCTTGATACTGAGTTTTTACCGGATGCGATCGCTTTGTAGTATGTGAGAGACGCGATTATACTCTTACGAGAAGCCGAAGCAGAGCGACTACGCGTCTGTACAAGAGTTAGGAGTAGAGACGCGATTATACTCTGCGAGAAGCCGAAGCAGAGCGTCTACGCGTCTGTGGCTTGATATTTGGTTTTGTGAGCTAGATTCCGTATTTTACTACGTACAAGCTGCTGTATAAATGATGGCTTTAAGCAGTAATTAATTCTCCCCGCAGGACTGTGACTGCTTGTCCAGCGAGAAAGACGCGATCGCCTCCCTTGTAGCGAACTTTCACCACACCGCCGCGATTGGATGCCTGATAAGCTAAAAATTCGTCTTTGCCTAAGCGATCGCGCCAATAGGGAGCAAGGCAGCAATGAGCAGACCCAGTTACTGGGTCTTCATTAATACCTACTCCTGGTGCAAAGAAGCGAGAAACAAAATCGTATTTGGAATCAGAGTCAGTCACGCTAGTAACAATTACCTTAGAAACAGGTAAATTTTTTAACTGCTGAAAATTGGGCTGTATTTGCCGTACCAATTCTTCAGATTCCACTTTCACCAAATAGCCCAAAGAATTCTGAAACACCGCTTTGTACGGTACACCCAAAGCTTCGCCCAGTTCTGGAGGCGCAACAACTTCTTGTGAGCGATTTACAGGAAAATCTAGCTCAATCCACTGCCCTTGTCGTTTGGCAACAAGTAGTCCACTTTTGGTATAAAAACGCGCAACTTCATCAGGTAATAAATGCGCTTCTGACCAAAGTACATGGGCGCTGGCTAAGGTTGCATGACCACAAAGTGGTACTTCCACTTCTGGTGTAAACCAACGCAGATTAAAGCCGTCGTCTTGTCTGACTAGAAAAGCTGTCTCAGATAAATTCATCTCCTGCGCCACTTTCTGCATCCAGCGATCGTCTTGAGGAGTGGGCAAAACACAGACAGCAGCAGGATTACCTGCAAAGCGTGTATTAGTGAAAGCATCGACTTGAATAATGATTTGTCCCATCTGTCAGCCAAAAAGTGAATACAGAAGTTTGCAGCTTTGTATACTTAATCATGAGCGTATCAACGATTTATACACCCAAGAGCAAATATTTACAGTAGTCAAAAATCCAATAGGAATCCTATAGATTAGTAATATTATCTCTAACAGCTAGGGGAAATGTTAAATCAAAAGGGAAACTTGATCATTTCTATTGTTAAAAGCGTTTTTACCACTGTCCACTTAGCACTCATTTCTACAGGATTAGTCGGCTGCGTTGTTGAAGTTCCGCAGCCATCGGCTCCCACTGAGCAACTGCCAGCCGTACAACCTAAGCAACAGCCTAATCAAACGAAACAGAATGATCATGATGATGACAAAGATCATAATAGTGGCAATGATAAAGACGATAACGATAAAGACGATAAAGACTAAATGAAAGCGCAAGTATAATTATTTTCTTCAAGTCTCCATTTATGCTTATCCAAGACACCGCTAATTCTCTCGCTAATACGCTACGTCACCGACGGCAACGCCTAGCTAACCTGATTGATTTTCCCGCAGTTCTCTGGTCAGGTAGCAGTAGTCCACGCAACTTTCCAGCAAATCTCTTGCCGTTCCGCGCTAACAGTCATTTTCTTTATTTTGCTGGGCTACCACTGCCAAACGCGGCAATTCGCTTAGAGGCGGGTAAGCTTGAACTATTCATGGATGATCCTCATCCCAGCAGCGCCCTTTGGCATGGAGAATTGCCCAAGCGTGAAGAAATCGCCGAACAGATTGGGGCAGATATTGCTAGACCATTGGCAGAATTAGAATCCTGGCTAGAAGGTGCAGCCACACTTGCCGCCCAAGATGCTGCTACTTGGACACAGCAATCACAGTTGTTAAATAGATGGGTTTTACCGCTAAAAGCTCCTGAAGGAATTGACTTAGAGTTAGCTAAAGCGATCGCTTCCTTACGCCTCACCCACGATGATGGGGCATTAGTTGAGTTACGCAAAGCGGCGGCTATGACTGTAGAAGCCCACAAAGCGGGTATGGCAGCAACACCGCAAGCAAAACTAGAAGCAGAAGTGCGTGCAGCGATGGAAAGTGTTTTCATCGCTCATAATATGACCACTTCGTACAACAGTATTGTTACGGTTCATGGCGAAGTTTTGCATAACGAGCAGTATCATCACCAGCCCAAACCTGGAGATTTATTACTTGCCGATGTCGGTGGTGAAACTAATATGGGATGGGCAGCTGATGTTACTCGTACTTGGCCAGTTTCCGGCAAGTTTTCATCTACCCAAAGAGATATTTATAATGTAGTGCTAGCAGCTCACGATGCTTGCATTGCTAAGATACATCCTGGTGTTGAGTATGAAGATATCCATCTCTTGGCTGCCACAGTTATAGCTGAAGGTTTAGTGGATTTAGGGATTTTACAAGGAAGTCCTCAAGAATTAGTAGAGATTG
This region of Nostoc sp. UHCC 0302 genomic DNA includes:
- a CDS encoding TetR/AcrR family transcriptional regulator, which translates into the protein MRVFNSSPPSEAQTRTKILQAAQRLFASQGFDGTTTRDLAQAAGVAEGTLFRHFPNKKAILVEVATSGWVEILTDLLTELSEMGSYKAVAQVMRRRMWNFKKNADLMRVCFMEVQFHPDLRDRIQLEVITKMTDVAEAFFQTAMDRGIYRQMNANLVAKVFLGMFAIAGFSNNTLMEPDASPEQMQQMAEGLADIFLNGVLAKE
- a CDS encoding DUF4332 domain-containing protein, which produces MPTKHTNTKSLMPSSDWPIEQLPGLSQEEQSQLQNCGINTTAALVKQGKTLEARVALANKLQIHLQYVNKWLALADLARIPSVGTQYCGLLLHAGIGSVAQLAQTPTHRLHKQILRLQVATMQRRDLCPAIELVQQWSQQAQAIK
- a CDS encoding DUF29 domain-containing protein; this translates as MNPIPKISAQLYETDFVAWTEQTVQLIRAGQFGQVDWDAVIEEIESLGRSDRRELKSRLEVLLQHLLKWQYQSNLRRGSWRNTIDEQRNRIADLLQESPRLKSYPEEVLAECYRRGLKAASNETELPIDTFPGECPYTIAQVLDTEFLPDAIAL
- a CDS encoding PhzF family phenazine biosynthesis protein, with protein sequence MGQIIIQVDAFTNTRFAGNPAAVCVLPTPQDDRWMQKVAQEMNLSETAFLVRQDDGFNLRWFTPEVEVPLCGHATLASAHVLWSEAHLLPDEVARFYTKSGLLVAKRQGQWIELDFPVNRSQEVVAPPELGEALGVPYKAVFQNSLGYLVKVESEELVRQIQPNFQQLKNLPVSKVIVTSVTDSDSKYDFVSRFFAPGVGINEDPVTGSAHCCLAPYWRDRLGKDEFLAYQASNRGGVVKVRYKGGDRVFLAGQAVTVLRGELITA
- a CDS encoding aminopeptidase P family protein, which encodes MLIQDTANSLANTLRHRRQRLANLIDFPAVLWSGSSSPRNFPANLLPFRANSHFLYFAGLPLPNAAIRLEAGKLELFMDDPHPSSALWHGELPKREEIAEQIGADIARPLAELESWLEGAATLAAQDAATWTQQSQLLNRWVLPLKAPEGIDLELAKAIASLRLTHDDGALVELRKAAAMTVEAHKAGMAATPQAKLEAEVRAAMESVFIAHNMTTSYNSIVTVHGEVLHNEQYHHQPKPGDLLLADVGGETNMGWAADVTRTWPVSGKFSSTQRDIYNVVLAAHDACIAKIHPGVEYEDIHLLAATVIAEGLVDLGILQGSPQELVEIDAHALFFPHGIGHLLGLDVHDLEDLGDLAGYEEGRKRSDRFGLSYLRLNRPLRPGMLVTIEPGFYQVPAILNDAQVRSRYQNVVNWERLSQFADVRGIRIEDDVLVTQIGSEVLTAALPNDADSVENLVNG